The following coding sequences lie in one Miscanthus floridulus cultivar M001 chromosome 9, ASM1932011v1, whole genome shotgun sequence genomic window:
- the LOC136483391 gene encoding uncharacterized protein: MASLQESNSLCLKRKLVDDCLSKDCKSRRVKSENGPSFDSFAKRCKCCCTRPNLANDCVNFLKSGAPSRVMYYKKGSWHNFPEQIMKSLIDEFKGNKSSVVSVMDDEPILVDFLSMTLVNLKTRKQRSVAWFDDTGKRFFPSLFFDEESDEMAKQDSGNVDSTAQGIMLDKVASSPPEVVKQVVLESSPPVPQKPLTVDVLRKRITSVERGSEGFLFVQNLFLSGMSPFATPNNILHVHRYSPNDITAQCRFEAFERQMKSTKEARGDANVKYGWLGSRKSDIVRILINGLGTAANPVEKAGLGAGVYLSPENRAFTSVGLCDVDEKGVQYMLLCRVILGNVEAVEPGSQESFPSSEIYDSGVDDCSNPKCYVMWPSHLSTHIRLEYLVSFKLVPKVRNYLLDLKGLWFNPSLKEVGMDISTLQPVMCETGEGPTSPWISFRVLFAVIQDNISSVARELLFHHYEELKESIITREEMVKKMIIIVGEKVLLEALKKLHYCPSLWYKPSVEAVSSDSVMAAPEQLSLDKAGGDCSLTLRVNHADSHAPNAVSEHATVLSTKGCDTLAADMVPKGQDCLAPSGVLETSSSAVAMCGASTSAEPKCRDPVQMLPPGNSATSCAKNQDSFVGRVAPIVHEGLLRTISGSSSPPGREVCKSGTPTTGRPGYASLAQVNTSQTHGVSAPGVTPKGYESAVPSLSLGNSKSTGVKQLNSAPRMTPEGQKFLSLGIASRSPSPRDLVKCQNSSTLVAIPPVLAPGHGKSPSTKIKGHDSLAPSVKPSLAPSKAPKLHEPVIADTSIKGCDSLALSITPNGHDGPASSNKTPKHHESAIVNTMPESSRSQGEGVAAKTYDAPKPRTGEPKKEQAAVTGSQGKLSVPGLDASSHVTGAVSALVALSTLREKGGR; encoded by the exons ATGGCATCTCTGCAAGAATCCAATTCCCTGTGCTTGAAGCGGAAGCTTGTTGATGACTGCCTGTCAAAAGACTGCAAATCTCGCCGTGTCAAATCTGAGAATGGGCCCTCATTCGATTCATTTGCTAAACGCTGCAAATGTTGCTGCACTCGACCTAACCTTGCCAATGATTGTGTCAATTTTCTGAAGAGTGGAGCGCCAAGCCGTGTCATGTATTACAAAAAGGGTTCATGGCACAATTTTCCAGAGCAAATAATGAAGTCCCTCATCGATGAATTCAAAGGAAATAAATCAAGTGTCGTGTCAGTGATGGATGATGAACCAATTCTTGTTGATTTCTTGTCAATGACCCTGGTCAACCTTAAAACCAGAAAGCAGCGGTCTGTTGCCTGGTTTGATGACACTGGCAAGCGTTTCTTTCCTTCTCTGTTCTTTGATGAGGAAAGTGATGAAATGGCCAAACAGGATTCTGGCAATGTTGATAGCACTGCACAGGGAATAATGTTAGATAAGGTCGCGAGTTCTCCACCTGAAGTGGTCAAGCAAGTTGTTCTTGAATCTAGTCCCCCAGTCCCTCAAAAACCTTTGACTGTGGATGTCTTGCGCAAGAGGATCACATCTGTGGAAAGAGGCAGCGAAGGCTTTCTATTTGTCCAGAACCTTTTTCTCTCTGGTATGAGTCCGTTTGCAACACCGAATAACATACTTCATGTCCACCGCTACTCTCCAAACGATATCACCGCACAATGTAGATTTGAAGCTTTTGAAAGACAGATGAAATCAACTAAAGAAGCACGTGGTGATGCAAATGTTAAGTATGGATGGCTAGGATCTAGGAAGAGTGACATAGTTAGGATTCTTATTAATGGTTTGGGTACCGCTGCAAATCCTGTTGAGAAAGCAGGTTTGGGTGCTGGTGTATATCTTTCACCAGAAAACCGAGCCTTTACCAG TGTCGGTCTTTGCGATGTTGATGAAAAAGGAGTGCAGTATATGTTGCTGTGCCGTGTGATATTGGGCAATGTGGAAGCTGTTGAAcctggatcacaagagtcttttCCAAGCAGTGAGATATATGATTCTGGTGTTGATGATTGTTCAAACCCAAAGTGTTATGTGATGTGGCCATCACATCTGAGCACTCACATCCGTTTAGAATATCTTGTTAGTTTCAAGCTTGTCCCAAAAGTTCGAA attatttgcttgacttgaagggTTTATGGTTTAACCCATCACTAAAGGAAGTTGGAATGGATATTTCTACACTTCAACCT GTAATGTGTGAAACAGGTGAAGGACCAACTTCTCCATGGATATCATTCAGAGTTCTGTTTGCAGTTATTCAAGACAATATATCATCAGTGGCAAGGGAGCTTCTCTTCCATCATTATGAGGAGCTGAAG GAAAGCATAATAACTCGCGAAGAAATGGTGAAGAAAATGATAATAATAGTTGGAGAGAAAGTACTTttggaggccttgaagaagcttCATTACTGT CCATCATTGTGGTACAAGCCTTCTGTTGAAGCAGTGTCTAGTGATTCTGTAATGGCAGCACCAGAACAATTGTCCTTGGATAAGGCAGGTGGAGATTGTTCATTAACTCTGAGGGTTAACCATGCTGATTCACATGCACCAAATGCTGTGTCTGAACATGCCACAGTTCTTAGCACCAAAGGATGTGATACCCTTGCAGCAGATATGGTGCCCAAAGGTCAAGATTGTCTGGCACCAAGTGGTGTGCTAGAAACATCTAGTTCTGCTGTTGCCATGTGTGGGGCTTCTACAAGTGCAGAACCCAAGTGCAGAGATCCTGTACAGATGCTGCCACCTGGAAACTCTGCAACCTCGTGTGCCAAAAACCAAGATTCCTTTGTAGGAAGAGTGGCACCTATAGTTCATGAAGGCCTTTTGAGGACAATTTCTGGAAGCTCTTCACCTCCTGGTCGGGAAGTTTGCAAATCCGGCACACCAACCACAGGACGTCCTGGTTATGCTTCTCTAGCACAAGTTAATACCTCCCAAACCCATGGAGTTTCTGCTCCAGGCGTCACTCCTAAGGGCTATGAATCTGCTGTACCAAGCTTGTCACTTGGAAATTCCAAAAGTACAGGTGTGAAACAACTCAATTCTGCACCAAGAATGACACCTGAAGGCCAGAAATTCCTTTCACTTGGTATTGCGTCACGAAGCCCATCACCTCGTGATTTAGTAAAATGCCAGAACAGTTCGACACTAGTTGCCATACCTCCAGTTCTTGCACCAG GCCATGGAAAATCACCATCCACGAAGATCAAGGGCCATGATTCTCTGGCGCCGAGTGTCAAGCCAAGTCTAGCACCAAGTAAAGCGCCAAAGTTGCATGAACCTGTGATAGCTGATACGAGCATCAAGGGCTGTGATTCTCTAGCACTGAGTATCACACCAAATGGCCATGATGGTCCAGCATCAAGTAATAAAACTCCAAAGCACCATGAATCTGCGATAGTTAATACAATGCCAGAAAGTAGTCGCTCTCAAGGTGAGGGTGTCGCTGCTAAGACCTATGATGCTCCTAAACCAA GAACTGGGGAGCCAAAGAAAGAACAGGCTGCGGTAACTGGCTCGCAGGGTAAATTATCTGTTCCAGGCCTTGATGCTAGCAGCCATGTTACTGGGGCAGTGAGCGCCCTTGTCGCCCTATCAACTCTGCGAGAGAAGGGCGGGCGTTAG
- the LOC136483392 gene encoding protein DWARF 53-like: protein MPTPVPAARQCLAPAAVTALDAAVASARRRAHAQTTSLHLIASLLAPTAAPLLRDALARARSAAYSPRLQLKALDLCFAVSLDRLPSTPTSASASASASASAYSSSNDQHEPPVANSLMAAIKRSQANQRRNPDTFHFYHHHQAAGASATSPNAVRVDLSHLVLAILDDPLVSRVFADAGFRSNEIKVAILRPAPAVPLLGRGLPTRARPPPLFLCSFAAADDADVPSPAPALAGAAPGEDNCRRITDILSRGRNPILVGVGAASAAADFAEASPYRILPVNHQTDLLTVAAAPTTPGSGLIFSIGDLKELVPDEADLQDAARRVVAEVTRLLETHRAAGRQAVWVMGWSATYETYLAFLSKFPLVDKDWELQLLPITAVRDAGPAPVLVPPPAPATTVAALSMPATTSFMESFVPFGGFMCDTYEANSLTPNSCPQALQCQQCNDRYEQEVATIIRGSGITAEAHQEGLPSMLQNGSMMGPNNGFDALQVRDDQMVLRTKIQNLKKKWNEYCLRLHQGCNRINRDPCQLFPHLIDVRVDRERWTNPNQSTQSVALQREVIRPDLVLNLQVRQSKSDEPLQDRAVPSQHSNSSNCDNPEDHASPSSAAPVATDLVLATPRGSSSKDSSIALCKHVKDAEGSIQLMPKKVDDLNLKPPHFSVQPYTCFRSSSNWDQTSPSALHSAASGGASAFGQWQRPSPVAAQSFDLSNYKLLMERLFKAVGRQEEALSAICASIVRCRSMERRRGANKKNDIWFSFYGPDSIAKRRVGMALAELMHGSSENLIYLDLSLHDWGNPNFRGKRATDCISEELRRKQRSVIFLDNVDKADCLVQESLIHAMETGRYKDLHGGRVSDLNDSIVVLSTRMIQGCQDASLGMEEGNAFSEEKVVAARGHQLKIIVEPGTANISGGPGGKVVVSSRHSLRNCQASLYSSPFSKRKLLISDGQEKTAESPSTSKRLHRTSSVPFDLNLPGDDAEAQDGDDDSSSSHENSSDDPEGSVGSLLRSVDESINFKPFDFGKLCEDILQEFSSTMSKTLGSRCRLEIDAVAMEQVVSAAWASDSHEKRPVRTWVEQVFARSLEQLKVRCKNLSSCTLRLVACEDGTPMKEDGFGPFLPSRIILDW, encoded by the exons ATGCCGACGCCGGTGCCCGCCGCGCGGCAGTGCCTCGCCCCGGCCGCCGTCACGGCCCTCGACGCCGCCGTCGCCTCCGCGCGCCGCCGGGCGCACGCGCAGACCACCTCCCTCCACCTCATCGCCTCGCTGCTCGCCCCGACCGCCGCGCCGCTGCTCCGCGACGCGCTCGCCCGCGCCCGCAGCGCCGCCTACTCGCCGCGCCTCCAGCTCAAGGCGCTCGACCTCTGCTTCGCCGTCTCCCTCGACCGCCTCCCCTCCACCCCCACCTCAGCCtcagcctccgcctccgcctccgcctccgcctacaGCAGCAGCAATGACCAGCACGAGCCCCCCGTCGCCAACTCCCTCATGGCGGCCATCAAGCGCTCGCAGGCCAACCAGCGGCGCAACCCGGACACGTTCCACttctaccaccaccaccaggcGGCGGGCGCGTCGGCCACCTCCCCCAACGCCGTCAGGGTCGACCTCTCCCACCTCGTCCTCGCCATCCTCGACGACCCGCTCGTCAGCCGGGTCTTCGCCGACGCGGGCTTCCGCAGCAACGAGATCAAGGTCGCCATCCTCCGCCCCGCGCCGGCCGTCCCGCTGCTCGGCCGCGGCCTCCCCACGcgcgcccgcccgccgccgctcTTCCTCTGCAGCTTCGCGGCCGCAGACGACGCCGACGTCccctcgcccgcgcccgcgctcgcGGGGGCCGCCCCGGGGGAGGACAACTGCCGCCGCATCACCGACATCCTCTCGCGCGGGCGCAACCCCATACTCGTCGGCGTCGGGGCCGCGTCTGCCGCCGCTGACTTCGCCGAGGCGTCCCCGTACCGCATCCTCCCCGTCAATCATCAAACGGACCTCCTCACCGTCGCGGCGGCACCGACGACGCCCGGCTCTGGCCTCATCTTCAGCATCGGTGACCTCAAGGAACTCGTGCCCGACGAGGCCGACCTGCAGGACGCGGCTCGCCGGGTGGTGGCGGAGGTCACGCGCCTGCTCGAGACGCACAGAGCTGCCGGCCGCCAGGCGGTCTGGGTCATGGGCTGGTCGGCCACCTACGAGACCTACCTCGCCTTCCTTTCCAAGTTCCCGCTCGTCGACAAGGACTGGGAACTCCAGCTGCTGCCAATCACCGCCGTGCGCGACGCCGGCCCTGCACCCGTACTCGTGCCTCCTCCAGCTCCAGCCACCACGGTCGCTGCCTTGTCCATGCCTGCCACTACAAG CTTCATGGAGTCGTTTGTTCCTTTTGGAGGTTTTATGTGTGATACCTATGAAGCAAATAGCCTCACACCAAATTCCTGCCCTCAGGCCCTGCAATGTCAACAGTGCAATGATAGATATGAGCAAGAAGTTGCAACTATCATTAGAGGAAGTGGCATTACAGCTGAAGCTCACCAAGAAGGTCTACCTTCCATGCTGCAGAATGGCAGCATGATGGGTCCTAACAATGGGTTTGATGCACTCCAG GTTAGAGATGATCAGATGGTATTGAGGACAAAAATACAGaatctgaagaagaagtggaATGAGTACTGCCTACGACTCCACCAAGGTTGCAATAGGATCAACAGAGATCCTTGCCAATTATTTCCACATCTCATTGATGTTCGGGTTGACAGGGAAAGATGGACAAATCCAAACCAAAGTACACAGTCAGTTGCACTTCAAAGGGAGGTTATTAGACCTGACCTTGTATTGAACCTGCAAGTCAGGCAATCAAAGAGTGATGAACCCCTCCAAGATAGGGCCGTGCCATCCCAACATAGCAACTCATCAAATTGTGACAACCCTGAAGATCATGCGTCACCATCATCTGCTGCACCTGTGGCCACTGACTTGGTGTTGGCCACCCCTCGCGGGTCTTCTTCCAAGGATTCAAGTATTGCACTGTGTAAACATGTAAAGGATGCTGAAGGGTCGATCCAGCTGATGCCCAAGAAGGTTGATGATCTGAATCTTAAGCCTCCTCACTTCTCTGTACAGCCTTACACTTGCTTCAGGAGTTCCTCAAATTGGGATCAAACTTCACCTAGTGCTCTGCATTCAGCAGCTTCAGGAGGTGCTTCTGCCTTTGGCCAATGGCAGAGGCCTTCACCCGTCGCAGCACAAAGTTTTGATTTGAGCAATTACAAGCTACTCATGGAACGACTGTTTAAGGCTGTTGGGAGGCAGGAGGAAGCCTTGAGTGCTATTTGTGCATCCATTGTGCGGTGCAGGTCAATGGAGAGGCGTCGTGGTGCAAACAAGAAGAATGACATATGGTTTAGTTTTTATGGCCCGGATAGCATTGCCAAGCGGAGAGTCGGTATGGCACTTGCTGAGCTGATGCATGGTAGCTCAGAGAACCTGATATATCTGGACCTAAGCCTCCATGACTGGGGTAACCCCAATTTCAGAGGAAAGCGTGCCACCGACTGTATCTCTGAAGAGTTGAGAAGGAAGCAGCGATCAGTTATCTTCCTTGACAATGTTGACAAAGCTGACTGCCTTGTTCAGGAGAGCCTGAttcatgccatggagactggcaGGTACAAAGATTTGCATGGGGGACGGGTGTCTGACCTTAATGACTCGATTGTGGTGTTGTCTACAAGAATGATCCAAGGATGTCAAGATGCCTCTCTTGGGATGGAAGAGGGCAATGCTTTTTCAGAAGAAAAGGTTGTGGCAGCTCGTGGACATCAACTGAAGATCATAGTTGAGCCGGGCACAGCCAACATCAGTGGAGGCCCTGGAGGCAAAGTTGTAGTTTCCTCAAGGCATTCCTTGAGAAACTGTCAAGCATCTTTGTACTCCAGTCCTTTCAGTAAGCGGAAGCTCCTCATCTCTGATGGGCAAGAAAAGACAGCAGAATCGCCGAGCACTTCAAAGCGACTGCATAGAACATCAAGTGTTCCATTCGACTTGAACCTCCCAGGCGATGATGCCGAAGCCCAGGATGGTGATGACGACAGCAGTAGCAGCCATGAGAACTCATCCGATGATCCAGAGGGATCTGTGGGCAGCCTCTTACGATCAGTGGACGAGTCAATCAATTTCAAGCCATTTGACTTTGGCAAACTTTGTGAGGACATCCTGCAGGAGTTTAGCAGTACTATGAGCAAGACTCTGGGCTCTAGGTGCAGGCTGGAGATCGACGCTGTGGCTATGGAGCAAGTAGTGTCAGCGGCATGGGCATCTGATTCACATGAGAAGAGGCCTGTGCGGACGTGGGTGGAGCAGGTGTTTGCCAGGAGCCTTGAGCAGCTGAAGGTCAGGTGTAAGAATTTGAGCAGCTGTACTCTGAGATTGGTTGCCTGTGAGGATGGAACGCCGATGAAAGAAGACGGTTTTGGACCTTTCCTTCCCTCGAGAATAATCCTGGATTGGTGA